Proteins encoded by one window of Bos javanicus breed banteng chromosome 22, ARS-OSU_banteng_1.0, whole genome shotgun sequence:
- the CX3CR1 gene encoding CX3C chemokine receptor 1 isoform X1 — protein MARGSSLRKGHCSQEQRAHTFLGLRTPSQPEMAQVRRPWATSPAGWVLTMHTTLPESTSENFEYYDFAEACDMGDIVALGTVFVVILYSLVFAFGLVGNLLVVFALINSQRSKSITDIYLLNLALSDLLFVATLPFWTHYVINEQGLHHATCKLITAFFFIGFFGGIFFITVISVDRFLAIVLAANSMSNRTVQHGVTTSLGVWAAAILVATPQFMFTREKENECFGDYPEILQEIWPVILNTEINFLGFLLPLLIMSYCYFRIMQTLFSCKNHKKAKAIRLIFLVVVVFFLFWTPYNVMIFLQTLNLYDFFPKCDVKRDLKLAISVTETIAFSHCCLNPLIYAFAGEKFRRYLYRLYRKCLAVLCCHPDHLSFSSSLSESQRSRRESVLSSNFTHYTSDGDASILL, from the exons ATGGCTAGAGGATCCTCTCTGAGAAAAGGGCATTGTAGCCAAGAGCAAAGAGCACACACTTTCCTGGGGCTGAGGACTCCATCCCAGCCTGAGATGGCCCAGGTCAGAAGGCCTTGGGCCACTTCACCAGCAGGCTGG GTGCTCACCATGCACACCACCCTCCCTGAATCAACTTCAGAAAACTTCGAGTATTATGACTTTGCAGAAGCCTGTGATATGGGGGACATCGTGGCCTTGGGAACTGTCTTCGTGGTCATACTCTACTCCCTCGTCTTTGCCTTTGGCCTGGTGGGAAATTTGCTGGTGGTGTTTGCCCTCATCAACAGCCAGAGGTCCAAAAGTATTACTGACATTTACCTCCTGAACCTGGCCTTGTCTGATCTGCTCTTTGTAGCCACCTTGCCCTTCTGGACTCACTATGTGATAAATGAGCAAGGCCTTCACCACGCCACGTGCAAACTCATCACTGCCTTCTTCTTCATTGGGTTTTTTGGAGGCATATTCTTCATCACCGTTATCAGCGTCGACAGGTTCCTGGCCATTGTGCTGGCTGCCAACTCCATGAGCAACAGGACCGTGCAGCATGGTGTCACCACCAGCCTCGGCGTCTGGGCAGCTGCCATCTTGGTGGCCACACCGCAGTTCATGTTcaccagagagaaagagaacgaATGCTTTGGCGACTACCCTGAGATCCTGCAGGAAATCTGGCCTGTGATCCTCAACACGGAAATAAATTTTCTTGGCTTCCTGCTCCCCCTGCTCATTATGAGTTACTGTTACTTCAGAATCATGCAGACATTGTTTTCCTGCAAGAACCACAAGAAAGCTAAAGCCATCAGGCTGATCTTTCTGGTGGTCGTcgtttttttcctcttctggacACCCTATAATGTCATGATTTTCTTACAGACACTCAATCTCTATGACTTCTTTCCCAAATGTGACGTGAAGAGAGATCTGAAGTTGGCCATCAGTGTGACAGAGACAATTGCATTTAGCCACTGTTGCCTCAATCCCCTTATCTATGCATTTGCTGGAGAGAAGTTCAGACGATACCTTTACCGTCTGTACAGGAAATGCCTGGCTGTCCTGTGTTGCCATCCTGACCACCTCAGTTTCTCTTCATCTCTGTCTGAATCACAAAGGAGCAGGCGGGAAAGTGTTCTGAGCAGCAATTTTACTCATTACACCAGCGATGGAGATGCGTCCATCCTTCTCTGA
- the CX3CR1 gene encoding CX3C chemokine receptor 1 isoform X3 produces MHTTLPESTSENFEYYDFAEACDMGDIVALGTVFVVILYSLVFAFGLVGNLLVVFALINSQRSKSITDIYLLNLALSDLLFVATLPFWTHYVINEQGLHHATCKLITAFFFIGFFGGIFFITVISVDRFLAIVLAANSMSNRTVQHGVTTSLGVWAAAILVATPQFMFTREKENECFGDYPEILQEIWPVILNTEINFLGFLLPLLIMSYCYFRIMQTLFSCKNHKKAKAIRLIFLVVVVFFLFWTPYNVMIFLQTLNLYDFFPKCDVKRDLKLAISVTETIAFSHCCLNPLIYAFAGEKFRRYLYRLYRKCLAVLCCHPDHLSFSSSLSESQRSRRESVLSSNFTHYTSDGDASILL; encoded by the coding sequence ATGCACACCACCCTCCCTGAATCAACTTCAGAAAACTTCGAGTATTATGACTTTGCAGAAGCCTGTGATATGGGGGACATCGTGGCCTTGGGAACTGTCTTCGTGGTCATACTCTACTCCCTCGTCTTTGCCTTTGGCCTGGTGGGAAATTTGCTGGTGGTGTTTGCCCTCATCAACAGCCAGAGGTCCAAAAGTATTACTGACATTTACCTCCTGAACCTGGCCTTGTCTGATCTGCTCTTTGTAGCCACCTTGCCCTTCTGGACTCACTATGTGATAAATGAGCAAGGCCTTCACCACGCCACGTGCAAACTCATCACTGCCTTCTTCTTCATTGGGTTTTTTGGAGGCATATTCTTCATCACCGTTATCAGCGTCGACAGGTTCCTGGCCATTGTGCTGGCTGCCAACTCCATGAGCAACAGGACCGTGCAGCATGGTGTCACCACCAGCCTCGGCGTCTGGGCAGCTGCCATCTTGGTGGCCACACCGCAGTTCATGTTcaccagagagaaagagaacgaATGCTTTGGCGACTACCCTGAGATCCTGCAGGAAATCTGGCCTGTGATCCTCAACACGGAAATAAATTTTCTTGGCTTCCTGCTCCCCCTGCTCATTATGAGTTACTGTTACTTCAGAATCATGCAGACATTGTTTTCCTGCAAGAACCACAAGAAAGCTAAAGCCATCAGGCTGATCTTTCTGGTGGTCGTcgtttttttcctcttctggacACCCTATAATGTCATGATTTTCTTACAGACACTCAATCTCTATGACTTCTTTCCCAAATGTGACGTGAAGAGAGATCTGAAGTTGGCCATCAGTGTGACAGAGACAATTGCATTTAGCCACTGTTGCCTCAATCCCCTTATCTATGCATTTGCTGGAGAGAAGTTCAGACGATACCTTTACCGTCTGTACAGGAAATGCCTGGCTGTCCTGTGTTGCCATCCTGACCACCTCAGTTTCTCTTCATCTCTGTCTGAATCACAAAGGAGCAGGCGGGAAAGTGTTCTGAGCAGCAATTTTACTCATTACACCAGCGATGGAGATGCGTCCATCCTTCTCTGA
- the CX3CR1 gene encoding CX3C chemokine receptor 1 isoform X2, whose amino-acid sequence MVEHQPLYTVLTMHTTLPESTSENFEYYDFAEACDMGDIVALGTVFVVILYSLVFAFGLVGNLLVVFALINSQRSKSITDIYLLNLALSDLLFVATLPFWTHYVINEQGLHHATCKLITAFFFIGFFGGIFFITVISVDRFLAIVLAANSMSNRTVQHGVTTSLGVWAAAILVATPQFMFTREKENECFGDYPEILQEIWPVILNTEINFLGFLLPLLIMSYCYFRIMQTLFSCKNHKKAKAIRLIFLVVVVFFLFWTPYNVMIFLQTLNLYDFFPKCDVKRDLKLAISVTETIAFSHCCLNPLIYAFAGEKFRRYLYRLYRKCLAVLCCHPDHLSFSSSLSESQRSRRESVLSSNFTHYTSDGDASILL is encoded by the exons ATGGTTGAACATCAGCCACTTTATACG GTGCTCACCATGCACACCACCCTCCCTGAATCAACTTCAGAAAACTTCGAGTATTATGACTTTGCAGAAGCCTGTGATATGGGGGACATCGTGGCCTTGGGAACTGTCTTCGTGGTCATACTCTACTCCCTCGTCTTTGCCTTTGGCCTGGTGGGAAATTTGCTGGTGGTGTTTGCCCTCATCAACAGCCAGAGGTCCAAAAGTATTACTGACATTTACCTCCTGAACCTGGCCTTGTCTGATCTGCTCTTTGTAGCCACCTTGCCCTTCTGGACTCACTATGTGATAAATGAGCAAGGCCTTCACCACGCCACGTGCAAACTCATCACTGCCTTCTTCTTCATTGGGTTTTTTGGAGGCATATTCTTCATCACCGTTATCAGCGTCGACAGGTTCCTGGCCATTGTGCTGGCTGCCAACTCCATGAGCAACAGGACCGTGCAGCATGGTGTCACCACCAGCCTCGGCGTCTGGGCAGCTGCCATCTTGGTGGCCACACCGCAGTTCATGTTcaccagagagaaagagaacgaATGCTTTGGCGACTACCCTGAGATCCTGCAGGAAATCTGGCCTGTGATCCTCAACACGGAAATAAATTTTCTTGGCTTCCTGCTCCCCCTGCTCATTATGAGTTACTGTTACTTCAGAATCATGCAGACATTGTTTTCCTGCAAGAACCACAAGAAAGCTAAAGCCATCAGGCTGATCTTTCTGGTGGTCGTcgtttttttcctcttctggacACCCTATAATGTCATGATTTTCTTACAGACACTCAATCTCTATGACTTCTTTCCCAAATGTGACGTGAAGAGAGATCTGAAGTTGGCCATCAGTGTGACAGAGACAATTGCATTTAGCCACTGTTGCCTCAATCCCCTTATCTATGCATTTGCTGGAGAGAAGTTCAGACGATACCTTTACCGTCTGTACAGGAAATGCCTGGCTGTCCTGTGTTGCCATCCTGACCACCTCAGTTTCTCTTCATCTCTGTCTGAATCACAAAGGAGCAGGCGGGAAAGTGTTCTGAGCAGCAATTTTACTCATTACACCAGCGATGGAGATGCGTCCATCCTTCTCTGA